The Papaver somniferum cultivar HN1 chromosome 3, ASM357369v1, whole genome shotgun sequence genome includes a region encoding these proteins:
- the LOC113361455 gene encoding uncharacterized protein LOC113361455: MYWKKNCEFDKDFLQRTDAANISGHSPYMELLAVMRHLDKGVPADILDDYTQMGATTIYHYAKKFMDAVIWVFNDRYMRRPTIEDTRRLLTENEARGFHGMLGSVDCVHWEWRCCPTDAAGQHVDHHNKPTNVLQAVASYDRWLWHCYFGQGGSNNDNNILEQSGLFDRELNGVAPTCVYRINGRDYDLWVLLG, encoded by the coding sequence ATGTACTGGAAAAAAAATTGTGAGTTTGATAAGGATTTTCTTCAACGAACAGATGCAGCTAACATCTCTGGTCATAGCCCATACATGGAATTGCTAGCCGTGATGAGGCACCTAGATAAAGGTGTTCCGGCTGATATCCTAGATGATTACACGCAGATGGGCGCAACCACTATCTATCACTATGCTAAGAAGTTTATGGACGCAGTTATTTGGGTTTTTAACGACAGATATATGCGTCGTCCTACAATTGAAGACACCAGAAGGCTATTAACAGAAAATGAAGCTCGTGGGTTTCATGGAATGCTTGGAAGTGTTGACTGTGTTCACTGGGAGTGGAGATGTTGTCCAACTGATGCAGCAGGACAACACGTAGATCATCACAACAAACCAACTAATGTGTTGCAGGCGGTTGCTTCCTATGATAGATGGTTGTGGCATTGTTATTTTGGTCAGGGCGGCTCCAACAACGATAATAACATTTTGGAACAGTCGGGATTGTTTGATAGAGAGTTGAATGGTGTTGCACCTACTTGTGTTTATCGCATCAACGGTCGTGACTACGACCTATGGGTACTACTTGGATGA